tatttggtaaattAATTAAGCGCCATCCTTCCGCGAGAAAATATAGTGCCTATGACAAACGGCAGGTGTTGCGCAGTGATATGCACAACAGATACGTGAACAtgttggccgtttctcaatcagaaggcagcagcctccggaggtcgcatgtgcaatacgtcatcaagcctggtttatttttattactgaGCAGTAAATTcgcaagtcatgagcatattacaacaatttacgattaacttagaataacagtaaactttataattgttaatattttttaaataataaagcattgatgacgtatgcagcctacacaTGCGACCTCCAAAGGCTGAAGACTTTGTATTGTAGCGTGCACTGAGCGTGACTAAAACACACGAACAAATCGACATTCATGCCCAAAACTGcctatttataaatataaataatataaggtaCTCGTGGGATTTCTATATTTAACCCACTGCAAACGATGATTTTACAGTAGTCAGTCACACTGTGAGTACTCGccatatttattcatttattacagGATGTGTGATGAAAAACGATAAGATTATAAAATCCTTCattgttttgtaaatatttcttcgtgacaaaataagattttttatgtaaaattattttcaatcaTATTAGGAATTAGGAAACTCGTTATTTGTTCCCAGAAAACTGAACTGTGTGATTTATTCAAAGTGTTTAATCAGCTTCCATCAGAAGAGTAACAGCACCTCCATGTGGTCACTGCTGGTAACTACAACTATTGTAAGGTGGGAATTATTGTTTTTATCTTTATCAAACCGTAGAAACAATGAAAAAACtaattttgttctttttttattcatttttgacAGTTTACatgtgtaataaataaaaaatcgtGAGGCTTGTAGGATATTAGAGTGCCCatcattatataaatacaggtGCTTTCTGGTGTTATTTACCTGTGCATAACATACTTAAATATACTTAAAACGTTTTCCATCAGTTTATTTAGCTTAAATACTATTTTCTTATATGTAGTAGCTTTATGTAAGGCTGCAGTAAACAAATTGCATTAAGTTTTTCGGCAAATATTTTGCCAAACTATATTCCTACTTCATTTCCCATTAGCTGGGAACCACTTCCTTGCAGGTATGTGGTTTTATCTAGTAGAGACCACTTATATCTGGCTTTACAAAATACCTACAGCAGTTTTAAGTATGAAAAAGGGCCATGGTTTCAACCATTTTGTAGTTTTGGTTTCATTTTCCATGAGCCTCaacccagtggttctcaaacaggGGGGATGAGATGGTGCTGGGTGGCcatgttatttttacattttataaaatacattaaaacaacactacattgtataatttttcTTAAGTTTAAATCCCGAGTTTGATTTATGTCATAATTTATTTTGGGATGCACccaacaagggggcggagtgtTGCACGGCAAAacatttgagaaccactgctctaatcAAACCACAGAACAGTGTGGTTTATTAAATGACATtactctttaaaatgaattgcttGGCTACACATACATGTATCACGACTAGCTAGGTCCAGCCTAGAggattataataaaatatgaatattttagaTCTTAGGAAGAAACACTTTAAGAGGCTCATTCTCGTGCACCTTGTCCAAGAATCCAAGATTAAAGTAAGGGTAGAGGGTCTCATTGAAAGTGTCTTTAAAGGTATAGAGGTGCGTCATGCTCCCAGCATCATAAAAGGACACCAGGCCTCTCTTAAAGTCCAGATACACCCCGATCTTCGCCAGCGGCTCCTCCAGGGACAGTAATGTTGGAGGGGAAGTTCCCGCCATATACTGAACTCCATACGACAGCGAGAGCGTCCAGAAGCCGTTGGCGGGCATCGTGTTGATGACGCCCTTTCTCGAGACGGATTCACGAGCGACTCCGACCGTCCACACTGTGCTGCTGTACACTTCCACTTCCCAATAATGGCGACCCTTTGTGAAGCCCTGATTGCCCAGCAGAGACAGGGCGGCGTTGAAGCGTTGTGGGTTGTCCTCTACAGTATTGTTAAAGGTCTGATAGCGCACACAGGTAAGCGAAGATGTAAGACTCAACCAGGGATTGGCCGTCTTGGAGTTGAAGGTTATGGCTGAGGGAACTAAAAGTAAAAGAGGGAATCGTTAATGAGTGCATTACATAATctggattaaaataaatatccaTGCCTACCGATATTCGATTTCTTAGGCTACGTTTAAACGGAAACGATCTGAAAAGAAAACGCAAAAGTGGCGTTGCTTTATCACTTTTTATTCCGTGTTTATACGAGGGTTTTGAGGGGGAAATCTGCATGCATATGGTGACGCAAAAGTGTGATATTTGatgtagtatgcactccaggcggctaggtggcaatgtgaGGCACTGAAACACAACACCACCAAGTGCGCGCCTACGTACAACCCTCTTCCTTGTTTTCCTAGGTCTCGTCAAAAGCCCTCTGGTTTGCCTCTGACAAATTGGTGCATGAACAATTTGATAGAGGTAATTAATGCGCCTTCTCTGATCAGAAATACTAGCTGTGAATATttcgtacaactgctggaaagacTCTTGTATATTTATCAGAGCTGCTATGGCAACTTGAAGGTCCGACGTATGGAAATTATCCGACGTGTTTGTTGTTATGTTCCTGAACTGGCGTATGACTGTGACGTAAACACGTGCGTGACGAGAGCCACCGTGAgcagacttttgcgtttttactCTTCAGACGGGaactgctcactactgcgcaggactggtcccaaaatcgctactgcgcagactcaagacccaaaatgtcagcgccgtatctggacactggcggcttcacttttcaccaatggaagagagcaaACGTGTgccgtccatctttttttacagtctatggtgtaAAAAGGCCCATAGAATGATGTCGCCTACTGATACCGATAGATACCTATAGTTTTTGCCAATGTCACCCACTTCAAAATAACCACACAGTATGAGTTCtgatcatagactgtaaaaaatatggacgtagggtccgtcacccataggtttgtgaagagcttttttgaagccaataatTGGTGGTGCCTGCCATAGACATCTTGGCAGCGAGTCACCATGCATCACTCGGAGATAACTGATAATTGGTAAATAAATGCGTTATTCTGCCCCCTTTTGATTGCCAGGATATAATTTGCCCGGATtattggctgtttttaaacaattgccCGATGTCCAATAGTGGGAAAAATTGGATTATAGGCCGATATATTGATGCATCCCTATCGAAAATGTGTGCAAGCTGTACAATCGAGCACTTAGTAGATCTGTGTCAAGGCCTAACCTGGATAGATGCTTCCCTTTAGAGACTTCCAAACTCTGTATTGAAGGGGCCCGGCGAACCGTCCCTCACACAGACTGGGCGGCGTCAGCGGGGGCTTCTCAAACTTCGGTGGCTGTCTGCTTGAAACAACACAAAGCCAGACATGAAAACACTGAAGTGCTTACCCATGATGAAgcaataaaaatatcaaatgcaaCAGATCCATACTCTCTCACCTTTGCAGCAGGCCCTTTATACTCTGCGaggaaaaacaaacacaaaacaaaaggcAGATTGATTAAGTTGGCTCGGTTTGGAAAGTTTTTCCGGATGAGATCAGTGTTTGAAACTTAAGCTACACCTCCCTACTTCATCCTCGAATCTGGAAAATCCCCTCGTGCTGCGCTAACAGCATTATCTTCCTATTGCACGGATGAGATCATTAGATTGCATCCTGTGTCGACCCATGCGATTACAGACTTTTTGTTACCAGTTAACCCTGTCAGAGCTTTTTAGGATAATCTTATGCAATTCTTACAATACAGGGgaggacagggattagactagaaataaatgtaagagctgtccaaactgaaaacaacttgcactgacaaaatatcttaaaatacatatctttgttttgcctcaaaatgcacacacgtaatgtttttagtaaggcatgtttgttatatGTCCTTATTAAACTCAGTCTAGTCTTGGCTTAATCTAATCTCAGTCCGGGAAACCACTCCACAAAGTATTTATTGTGTGCATAACGCATGGCTGGTTGCTCACCCTGAGAAGCGTGTAAGGATCCTGCTCGCTGAGTTTGTCCTCGATGTCGCTTATAGCCCTGCGCAGACGGGAGATCTCCACACTGAGCAGGGCCTTGTGCTCGTCCAGTCTGATCAGCTCTCTGCGTTCCTCCGTCTTCAGCTTCACCTGCAGGAGTTTCTCCTCCTGGTACAGGAACTGATGGAGTTCACTAAACTGCGCTTCAATTCGCTGCTTAAGATCCGCCGTGTGGTCCTGCACTCGAAAACAGCACACGTGTACATTGTGAGTACAGTATACGGAGGAGGTGAACTTAAAGCTTAACATGGAACAGGATGCATCAAAGATCAATGTgggtgaaatcaaactttgatgctcctaatctcataataatTGCAAGTGAATAGTTACTGAAGGCTTTGTTGCAACATTGTGTATATGATTTGAAATGACACTTGAAGAAACATTTGCCTGACTTGTTGTGACAGTTCTCTTACCTTCAGTTTCTTCACCTCACTTTCAGTCACTCTTTCACAATCCAGAGCGGTGTTGAGTTCAACTTGAAGGGCACTTGCACCATTACTAAGAGAAACCTGTTCAAGACAACAACAGTGATCTTTTCCCTCAAATTCCTTTGAATGCAAACACTTGCTGAGCTGGAGAAGTTGTTTACGATGTTTGATTACTCTTACCCGATATCTCTTTTCTGCATCCTCCACGCACACCAGCGTGTGAGATCTGTGGTCCTGAGAGATCCCGCACACCAGACACACCAGCTCCTGGTCTTCCTCGCAAAAAAGCTTCAGCTCTTCTCTATGTCTGCTGCAGAGCGGGTTAGGGGGCACGGTCTCGACCATCACCCGTCCACTGGCCAGCCGACCCTCGCTCTCCTCTATCCCCTGGCAGTAGCTCTCCACGATATTGGCCACAATGCGGTTGGGACGGTAGCTCTGTCTGGGAAAGACTTTCCGGCATTGAGGACAGGAACCAAATCCCCCCGTCCCTTTGCTCCGAGGACCGCTCCAGTAACTGGTAATGCAGGCCTCGCAGAAAGTATGGTCGCAGGGTAAGGAGACGGGGCATTTGAAGAGATCCAGGCAGATAGAACAGGTAAGGTCTCTGCTTAGGCGCTGCGCGGAGCTCTTGGACACCCGAGGATTGATTTCAGCCCTCAGTTTTTGATTTTCCATTTTGATGGGTGTGGGAAGACTGTTAGACATGTCTTCTTTGGAGTGGAGTGCCCTTCTTGCACACAAGCCCCCTCTTTTTCTTTGATCTTCTTGTGGCGTTACTCTTTTCTCTTCTCGTCCTGTCTGGTTCTTTGGCTCTTTCCTGTTGACTCCGAGAATGAATAGGGCAGCTGAGAGGGCGGATCTTGTTTCTGGGTTGATCTTGCAGAAAGTTGGCCGGGGTTGCACAGCCCCCTGCTCTCTTTTAACTTGACGTCAGACCTACACCCAGAGATCCAACAGCCTACAAATCTCAGAGTTTATTTATAGAGAAAGCTTGTACTACAGGGTGCAATACAGACATTACTGTACACATGTCCAAAACTTTTTAATGCCCTTCGTGTGACTTCGTGAGTGAAACCAGATGTGCCCTACTTTCACTCACTTTTCTTTTCAGAGTTACGAGAATTTAACtctattaatgtaaaacatgaTTTCTAAATAGAAAgggatattttttgttttaataaatatgtACATTATTTTGCATGTCTTGACTTTTATCTTCTGTTGTACATCTTGGTGTAAGTATATCTGTTGGTGGTAAAGTGAATGGTTTTATAGGTAAAAGAAAGTCTCATTTAAAATGGCACTAACttgaaatgatgttttattgTCTGCTGAGACAGATGTTTATCAAATCGTTTAGGTCTGCGCATGCCTGCAGCAGAGCAGAGTGCTTAGCTTGTGTTTTCTCAAGGGATTGCAAACAGAAAAGAAAGAGATGGAGTTTGAGTCCCTCCCACATTCTCCCAGATTGTTTGGCCTAGGCTTCCTTCCTGTTCGTTTAGTATTGttcaaatataatttcatatatCCTGCTACACGGTTCTAAGTTTCCAGAAATAAAACAAAGAGCATTTATAATTAGAGAATAATCGACTACACGGATATAATCTGAATAAACACATTCAGATAGTGGAGCGTCTCTCGTGAGAATCGCACGGGCGAAGCTTTAAGGGAAACTCCTCTGAAAATCTGGTTTGGGTCAGTGGTAGTATCAAACTCTTTGCAGGAAACTTGGCAATCACGATAGGGGCTTTTAAATCCGAGACTGTTTGGCAGATGTTTACTAGCATTGGGAAATTCCACCTCAATTCTGATGGGTGGATCAGACGTTTTGGGGCCAAATTGGGAACCGCATTGGCACTCAACTTGTGAATCCTGCGGTGGAGGAATCCGCCTCCAATGACACCGACAGAATGAGTAAACCTCTCTGCTGTGTTGTAAATGGAAATCTGATTTGTGCACATTGGCTGTCAATCAACAGCACGCAGCCCGACCTCCTCcccaaacatacacacacaagtTCATGCACAGTTTCAGGTCATGAGTCAGCATTTAATCCCATTCCACAGACATCACGGCTGAATAAGCTCTCTATTGTTTTTACACAACTCTGTATCTATTAAAACATGCCGTGAATGAATACATTATATAGAACACATTGGATATTGTTTTTCCAGGCCACTAATCAAATAAGCAGCTTCCAGCTATGCAGgaaattgttttatatttatctgGAAAATTGAATGGAGAAAGGGTTGTTGATGTGCCAGATCTATTATCTACAGTTATTTTAAACAACACATTAAATTGATATTTAGAATATGTTGTTTTAATGGCTTCATATTTAATTGAGACTACATTTCATGTCTATGCATTTAATTAAGTTTATTGGTTAGCTACCCCTAAGCATCATACCTTGTGTGACGACTTCATCGACTCCTTAAGGTGAATAATAAGTAGTGTCTACTTTAATCTTGCTGCTTCTCATACCAATATATTTCCCAACTTCACACAGTTTCAAGCAATATTTTGGTTCAGCTGCGTTTTTGGCTGTAGGGAATGGCGCCCTCTTTTGGTCAATAGGTGCAGTTTCACAGTTTAGGGCAGGGGTTCTCAGCAATTCAAGCACCACCCCAACTTTTTGTCCACAATAATATTCCCAAAAAGTCTCACAAATTCAAACTTACAATTTCTATCGAATAAAATATACTAGAGCTTCACATAACTTGGCAGATGTGTATTATAATCAAAACAATCAAACATGTTTTAGTTACCTTTTTTAGTTGTTTTAGCTTTTGTCTTATTTAAATCAAGGGGAAGACTACATGGTTTAAGAATGTGTATGTATAatgcataaaaatataatttattaggACTATATAGGTGATTTACAATATACTTATTGGtgctaaaataatattttaattaaaataagtaTTGAACTGATTTGGGGCGGATATTTTTAAGTAAGCattatatatagatataaacaagaaattaaaataaaactaatGGCTAgagtttatttttatgaatcacattcaataaattaa
This window of the Paramisgurnus dabryanus chromosome 10, PD_genome_1.1, whole genome shotgun sequence genome carries:
- the trim69 gene encoding E3 ubiquitin-protein ligase TRIM69 isoform X2; this translates as MSNSLPTPIKMENQKLRAEINPRVSKSSAQRLSRDLTCSICLDLFKCPVSLPCDHTFCEACITSYWSGPRSKGTGGFGSCPQCRKVFPRQSYRPNRIVANIVESYCQGIEESEGRLASGRVMVETVPPNPLCSRHREELKLFCEEDQELVCLVCGISQDHRSHTLVCVEDAEKRYRVSLSNGASALQVELNTALDCERVTESEVKKLKDHTADLKQRIEAQFSELHQFLYQEEKLLQVKLKTEERRELIRLDEHKALLSVEISRLRRAISDIEDKLSEQDPYTLLRSIKGLLQSRQPPKFEKPPLTPPSLCEGRFAGPLQYRVWKSLKGSIYPVPSAITFNSKTANPWLSLTSSLTCVRYQTFNNTVEDNPQRFNAALSLLGNQGFTKGRHYWEVEVYSSTVWTVGVARESVSRKGVINTMPANGFWTLSLSYGVQYMAGTSPPTLLSLEEPLAKIGVYLDFKRGLVSFYDAGSMTHLYTFKDTFNETLYPYFNLGFLDKVHENEPLKVFLPKI
- the trim69 gene encoding E3 ubiquitin-protein ligase TRIM69 isoform X1, giving the protein MSNSLPTPIKMENQKLRAEINPRVSKSSAQRLSRDLTCSICLDLFKCPVSLPCDHTFCEACITSYWSGPRSKGTGGFGSCPQCRKVFPRQSYRPNRIVANIVESYCQGIEESEGRLASGRVMVETVPPNPLCSRHREELKLFCEEDQELVCLVCGISQDHRSHTLVCVEDAEKRYRVSLSNGASALQVELNTALDCERVTESEVKKLKDHTADLKQRIEAQFSELHQFLYQEEKLLQVKLKTEERRELIRLDEHKALLSVEISRLRRAISDIEDKLSEQDPYTLLRSIKGLLQRQPPKFEKPPLTPPSLCEGRFAGPLQYRVWKSLKGSIYPVPSAITFNSKTANPWLSLTSSLTCVRYQTFNNTVEDNPQRFNAALSLLGNQGFTKGRHYWEVEVYSSTVWTVGVARESVSRKGVINTMPANGFWTLSLSYGVQYMAGTSPPTLLSLEEPLAKIGVYLDFKRGLVSFYDAGSMTHLYTFKDTFNETLYPYFNLGFLDKVHENEPLKVFLPKI